From Bacteroidota bacterium:
CTGCATGTGAAAGTGTGTCTCTAACTGCACTTTCTGCATTGCTAAGTTTATCCATAGCCATATCTTTTAACTCCATGGCTTGTTTGCTTAAATCTTTTACTGTTTTTGTTGCGGTGTCTCTTGCCTCTTTAGCTCCTTCCACAATCTTAATTCGGGTTTCTTTACCTGCACTTGGTGCATAAAGAATTCCTAAAATGGCGCCTGTGGCTAATCCGGCCAAGAAGCCTAATACTGCTTTGTCTGATTTCATATATTTGTTTTTTTGTTTAAAAATGTACTTCATAAAATGTATTACTAAACTGGTCTTTTTCCTTGTATAACTCTCAAGATAATAGCAATTACAGCAATTACTAAAAGTATATGAATAATAGATCCAACGCTATAGGCAAAAAATCCAATTGCCCAAATAATAATAAGTATTACTGCGATAGTGTATAATAGGCCTCCCATAAAATAAGTTTTTAGTTTGTTAAAAAATAAGTTTGTTCGAAATATGAAACACAGAAGTGCAACAATTGTTCCGACCGGATTATTATTTTTTTAATGCTTAATATATTTTTTAGGAAGATTTAAGAATCAAATATTCCAAAGATATTTTTTAAAGTATAAGATCATTTCCCTAAAAAAATTAAGACTAATATTTTAAAGAGAATTTTGGATAGAATAGAATTATTTAAGCTGTAACCATTGATTTTATTGGTAATCCCGGCAATTAAAGCATGAATTTTAAAGTTGTCCTTTTATCCTTCTTTTCCGAATATTAACACTGATTTTAAATAAAAGATAATCACTATTTACAACTGCATGTATACCCCTAATTAATATCTTCTTATTAAAATTTTTAGGTGCTCGTATTGATTTTTATAGCTCAATATTTTGGGGAAAAATAGGTCATCCATGCCCTGCCTTTACACAAGAATTGATCAGGCTCTTCCTAAAATGAAATTTTATAATGTTGATTTATATTTGATAAAACACCGTGAGATTTAAACTGCACCTCTTAATGTTGTATTTATATAATAATCGAAATTTTTTCTAATTGAATTAATCCCTTTAATCATTTTCTGTAGTCTAAAAGCTTTGGATGTTAAAACGTAAATAATGTATCAATTCGATTCGAATAATAAGTAGCCTATTTTTCCAATTGCTTATTATATAATTTCAATTATTTGAAAACTATAAACTCTTCAAAGTCTTTGCTTTTATGAATATTATCTACTTTTAACGAACATAATTAATAATCACACAATTGAAAAAATGCTTACTGATATCTTACATAGTGATAAGTAATATCACTTTCGCTCAAACCCCAGAAATACTTTGGTCCTTTGATATGAATGATATGGCATTTGGGCAAGCTGCGGCTGCCGATGTTAATGGCAACGGATTTTTGGATGTATGTTTCAGCACTTATCGCAATGATGGGTTATTATACATGCTAGAAGGGGACGGCTCCATTATATGGACTTATGATATTGGCGGCTGCGGAGATGCTGCACCAGTTATTTATGATGTGGATATGGACGGTGATTTGGAAGTGATACTTGCAGGATCTTGCAATCCAACTACATTTTGTATTGATGCGGATAGTGGTTTTGTACAATGGCAAACTCCAATGCGTGGAAGCGATTCACCTCCTGTTATAGGAGACGTGGACAACGATGGTAAACCGGAAATTATTCACGGGCAATTTGGTGGTTATGTGTTGTGTCTGAATGGTGAAGATGGTTCGGTAGTTTGGGAATTAGAAGTAGATCCTGACTCATGGATACAAACAGAACCCGCTTTGTTGGATGCAAATGGCGATGGACAATTGGATTTTGTTATAGCTACATGGAGCTTTGGCGTTAACCATAAATTATTCTGCTATAATGGAAATGATGCATCCTTGATCTGGCAAAGTGATGCACCTGAAGATGTGATTTATCATGGTGTATCATTTGGCGATATGGATAATGATGGAATAGTTGAATTAGTAATTGGTGATTACGCAGGCATACTTCATTGTTTCAATGCAACAAATGGTGAACTCAACTGGGAATATCAATTTCCTTCTAACTCATATTATATAGGTGCGCCTACTTCTATGGCAGATTTAAATAATGATGGATTCTTGGAAGTAGTTTTTAATGATTGGTTTCAAATAGGTGCCGTTGATCATAATGGAGAATTATTATGGAGCTATAATATTCCTGATTATGGACAAGCATTTCGTGGAATTGCACTTGCAGATATAAATGGAGATGCTTATCCTGACCTTACATTTTGCTCAAGCGAAGGAAAAATAATTTCATTAAGAGGAGAGAATGGTGCTTTTATAAAAAACATAGATTTAAAAGCGGATTTTGGTGATGATGATTTTGAATTGGAGTTTGCACCACTGATTGCGGATTTTAATAACGATGGAATATTAGATGCATTTGTAGCCGGTGGTCATGCAGAATATCCGGATGTAGAAAATAATTTTGGTAGAGTATATATGGTTACTTGGGGAGAGGGAAATGGTCCGGAATGGAAAATGTTCCGTCGAGACTATCATCGCTCAGCATGTATTTGTAATGATAGTTTGTTGAATCCTCAAGAACCTGTGGCTATCCTAAATATTCGGCCAACAGATATGTATCAATTATATCCAAATCCTGCATATGATCAATTACATATTGAGATAAACGGTAATGTGCAAAAAACAATTATTTTGGTTGATGTTATGGGTAGAACAATCAAAACATATTCTATCTATGAAAATAATTTTGATTTAGATATCTCAATGTTGCCTGCAGGAATTTATTCTATTGAAATACTGCAAGGAAATGATTCAGCCACGCAATTATTTGTAAAAGAATAACACTGAATTTTTACTTAAATAACAACACTTTTATAAAAAGATAGCAAGATATATTTGCACTAATCTATAAATTACTTCACGGTTATAAAATAGATTTATATACGTGAAGTAATTTAAATGTAATTCCAACTAGATATAAAAGCAATTTCTTAATTTTAATTTTATAATTGTGCGCAATACAACAATGCTTAAAGCAGTTCTTCTTAAATATTCTATCACGATAGATATGGATGATGATGAAAAATTTACAATGCAACTAAAAGATAAGCAAAGCAATAAAGTGGAAGTAATTAAATCAAAAAATTATTCAGGACTTATTAGAAAAGCTTACAGTTATTTATTGCAGGATTTGAAGGGTAGTGAGTGGTGAGTAGTGAATAGTGAATAGTGAATAGTGAATAGTGAATAGTGAATAGTGAATAGTGAATAGTGAATAGTGAATAAAAAAAAATAAGCAATTGGCAAAATGCAATTATATATTATAAATGGTGAATGGTAAATGAAAAAAACAGTGAGAAGCAGTAAGAAATCAATGTCGATTTTCTTTCGCCAACAGCTAATAGCTAATGGCCAAAAGCCATTTAATTAGTGATGAGTTTTTTTCATTGTCAACTGTCAACTGTCAACTGTCAATTTATTAAATATGCGAAATCAAATCAGCGAGAATGGTATTTACCAGATTATCAATATCGGGAGTAAATTCAATAGTTTTAGAATCTAATTTAGAGAGATTAAAAGTGGAATGTACAGATGGTGAAGTATTTTTTAATTGCTGCTGAATCTGTAATTCTTCATCTCGAAATTTTGCTGCTTCTTCATAATTTTCCCCTTTCAATGCTTCATCTTTTTCACTTTGAATAAGTTCTAATTGCTTCGTCAATCTGTCTGCATCTGAGTTGTATAGGTTATTATTCCCATGTTTATTTTTTAGGATAAACCGATATCCTTCTCCTTTCACTTGTTTTATTCCATGTATAAATTGACGATATGCAAGTGGTGTTTGGAGATTAAAAAATGTGTGGTATAAATTATTCAGTTCCTCAATATTCATTGGAAAGGGGGTTTAAATTTCATTAAAAATAATTGATTTTATTTAAATTGAAATTACAGTATCACTCTATAAATTACATAATAAGCGAAGCGGTCAGCTAACTTAGCCCCCGGCAATGGAAACCAGCATTTTAAAATACAAGGACTCATACATTCATTACTCCACTTTTGGCAATGGTTCTGAGACACTATTAGCCTTTCATGGATTTGGCGAATCATCCAATAGTTTTCATTGTCTCAATGCTTCATTGGGTTTCAAGTTTACTGTTTACAGTTTTGATTTGCCCTATCATGGAGATACTATCTGGAATGAATCAAATCATTTTACCCACACAGATTTGGAATGTATCATTACAATGTTTACCTCTGAAAAATCTATACAACATTTTTCTGTACTTGGATTTAGTATGGGCGGAAAATTTGCGATGGCAGTTGCTTTTTATATGACGGAGCGTATTGTAAATTTATTCCTATTGGCAAGTGATGGAATTCGTACAAAAAAATTATACAACATAGCGGTTTATCCAAAATGGGGAAGGTATTTGTTTAAAACAACCATTAGCCGCCCCACATGGTTTTTTAACTTTATACATTTCTTAAATCGCAGAAAATTAATTTCCCCCTGGCTACATAAATTCACAATGAATCACATGGATACTGAACAGAAACGCAAAAGATTATTTGACTCCTGGATTTCTATGGTGGATTTTAAGGTGAATGTTATTGAATTAAAACAGAAACTAAATGATAATGCTGTGCATATATATTTATTTTTTGGTGAAAGGGATGAAGTGATTCCTGTTTCTGTGGGAGAATATTTTGCAAAAGGATTATTGAATTGCCGTTTGGTTATTTTACCACGTGGACATTATTTTATTGACGAATTATTGAATGCCGAAATAACAAAAGTGCTTGCATGAATGTATTGACAATTATCACTTTACTATTTACCGTTGCGTATGTAGCATTAATAAGTTATTACTACAGCGGGTGGCGACGACTTCGCTTGTTTGTACCTGTTCCCGGCAACTTGCAAACACTGGTTACGATTATTATTCCTGCACGCAATGAAGCACATAATATCAAAGGCCTTCTGGAAAGTATAGATGCACAGAATTTTAATAAGAAATTTTTAGACGTAATAGTTGTAGATGATTTTTCTACTGACAACACCGCTGCTATGGTGCGTAAAAGTGGATATAGTTATGTGCGATTAATTTCACTTGCCGATTATGTACCTGTTGATTTTCCTTTAAAAGCATATAAAAAGAAAGCGATTGAAGTGGCTATAGAAAATGCGAAAGGTGAATTAATGATTACAACAGATGCGGATTGCAGACCGGGAAGTAATTGGCTGTTTGCTACCGTATCCATGTATGAAAAATATAAACCGGTGATGATTGCCGGACCTGTGAATTTTTTTTACGACAGTTCTTTTCTCGGAAAATTTCAAACATTAGATTTTTTAAGTCTTGTTGGAATTGCAGGTGCTTCTATTCGCAATGGTTTTTATAATTTGTGTAACGGAGCGAATCTCGCATTTACAAAACAAGCTTTTAAAGCAGTGGATGGCTATAATGATATTGATTATATCCCTACCGGAGATGATATGATGTTGATGCATAAACTGGGGAAAAAATTTCCCGGTAAAATAATGTTTAATAAATGTGTGGAGGCAATTGTATATACGCATACTGAAAAAGATTTCAGCACTTTTTGGCGGCAGCGTGTTCGTTGGACATCCAAGTCAACACACTACGAAGACAAGCGCATTACATGGATTTTAATATTCGCTTATTTATTTAATGCATTGCTATTATTAAATCTCATCTTAGGATTGTTTCAACCACATTATCTGCGCTTGGCAATGGGTCAATTCCTGATGAAAATTTGTATAGATACGTTATTTACTTATTCGGTAACCAAATTTTTTAAACGTGAAAATTTTTTATGGCTAGTGCTTCCGATGCAGGTGGCTCATGTAATTTATATTTTATTTATTGGCCCTGCTGGTGCCGCCGGAAAATATTACTGGAAAGGAAGAGAAGTGCGCACTAACGCAAACAAGTAAATTGCTTTGAAATTAAATCTAAAAAAAATAGCGACTCTCCTTGCATGGGTTTTCGGAATTGTTGTTCTGCTAACTGTAATTATCTTTTTTAATACCTCAGAAAATAGTTTCTTCCAAATACTATTGAATGTATGTTATGGAGTAATGCGCATCCTATTGCTTATTGCTGCGGTTTGGTTTATTCTATATGTACCCTTTATTTTTCTTTTGCAATTTCTTTGGAAAAGAATTAAACAAAAAAAACGATTTGCAAATCCACAAACAGTTAAAGTAACAAGTCGTTTTATTGCAGATACGGGTGCTATGTTCGGTGCTGTAACATTATTTTATGCATTTGTAATTTTCATTTCAGCTCATCTCATTGCTCCTGATCCAACTCCAAATGCAGGATTTCAGATGAATGAAATTGCATTTAAATCACCGGGCTTTCATATCACTGTTTTAAAAGTCCCGTTAGAAATTCAACATAAAAAAACCAGTTTTTTTAAATGGCTAATCAGCGGAAAAGAATTATCCTACAGATTAATTCCTATTAAAAATTATTGGATGCAAAGTGATTCGCTCTTAGTGGAGAGATATCTCGGTGATGGAATTGCAGGAGATACATTGCATTTTCCGGTGCAACAGATTATTTCAGATTTTAATGCAAGCGACAAATTACATCAAATAGAAAAAAATGCAATCAGCAATAAATATTTTTTATTTGGAACAGATGATCTTGGTCGTGATTATTTCAGCAGAATGTTGTTAGGTGTCAGAGTTTCTCTTGCTGTAGGATGTATTGCAGTTTTCATTGCTTTATTAATTGGAATTCCCATTGGAGCAGCCGCAGGATTTTTTAAAAAAGAACTTCCTGAAATAAGTATTTTAAAAAGAAAATTTCTTTTTCCAGTAGATAATTTCCTCATGTGGACGATGAGCGTAATTTGGGCTATACCCGCACTATTACTAGTATTTCCAATTGTATTTGCATTCGGTCAACAGTTCTATACAATCTTTATTGCAGTGGGTTTAACGATGTGGGTGGACATAGCACGATTAGTACGA
This genomic window contains:
- a CDS encoding ABC transporter permease; translated protein: MRILLLIAAVWFILYVPFIFLLQFLWKRIKQKKRFANPQTVKVTSRFIADTGAMFGAVTLFYAFVIFISAHLIAPDPTPNAGFQMNEIAFKSPGFHITVLKVPLEIQHKKTSFFKWLISGKELSYRLIPIKNYWMQSDSLLVERYLGDGIAGDTLHFPVQQIISDFNASDKLHQIEKNAISNKYFLFGTDDLGRDYFSRMLLGVRVSLAVGCIAVFIALLIGIPIGAAAGFFKKELPEISILKRKFLFPVDNFLMWTMSVIWAIPALLLVFPIVFAFGQQFYTIFIAVGLTMWVDIARLVRGQVMQVREMEYITATKNFGYSNFRTVFLHILPNIIGPVIVITAANFAYAILTEAGLSFLGIGVQPPAPSWGLMISKYKDNLITDPYLALIPGTAITLLVLAFFMIGNGLRDALDIKSQVGNT
- a CDS encoding alpha/beta hydrolase, with the translated sequence METSILKYKDSYIHYSTFGNGSETLLAFHGFGESSNSFHCLNASLGFKFTVYSFDLPYHGDTIWNESNHFTHTDLECIITMFTSEKSIQHFSVLGFSMGGKFAMAVAFYMTERIVNLFLLASDGIRTKKLYNIAVYPKWGRYLFKTTISRPTWFFNFIHFLNRRKLISPWLHKFTMNHMDTEQKRKRLFDSWISMVDFKVNVIELKQKLNDNAVHIYLFFGERDEVIPVSVGEYFAKGLLNCRLVILPRGHYFIDELLNAEITKVLA
- a CDS encoding VCBS repeat-containing protein: MKKCLLISYIVISNITFAQTPEILWSFDMNDMAFGQAAAADVNGNGFLDVCFSTYRNDGLLYMLEGDGSIIWTYDIGGCGDAAPVIYDVDMDGDLEVILAGSCNPTTFCIDADSGFVQWQTPMRGSDSPPVIGDVDNDGKPEIIHGQFGGYVLCLNGEDGSVVWELEVDPDSWIQTEPALLDANGDGQLDFVIATWSFGVNHKLFCYNGNDASLIWQSDAPEDVIYHGVSFGDMDNDGIVELVIGDYAGILHCFNATNGELNWEYQFPSNSYYIGAPTSMADLNNDGFLEVVFNDWFQIGAVDHNGELLWSYNIPDYGQAFRGIALADINGDAYPDLTFCSSEGKIISLRGENGAFIKNIDLKADFGDDDFELEFAPLIADFNNDGILDAFVAGGHAEYPDVENNFGRVYMVTWGEGNGPEWKMFRRDYHRSACICNDSLLNPQEPVAILNIRPTDMYQLYPNPAYDQLHIEINGNVQKTIILVDVMGRTIKTYSIYENNFDLDISMLPAGIYSIEILQGNDSATQLFVKE
- a CDS encoding lmo0937 family membrane protein — its product is MGGLLYTIAVILIIIWAIGFFAYSVGSIIHILLVIAVIAIILRVIQGKRPV
- a CDS encoding glycosyltransferase codes for the protein MNVLTIITLLFTVAYVALISYYYSGWRRLRLFVPVPGNLQTLVTIIIPARNEAHNIKGLLESIDAQNFNKKFLDVIVVDDFSTDNTAAMVRKSGYSYVRLISLADYVPVDFPLKAYKKKAIEVAIENAKGELMITTDADCRPGSNWLFATVSMYEKYKPVMIAGPVNFFYDSSFLGKFQTLDFLSLVGIAGASIRNGFYNLCNGANLAFTKQAFKAVDGYNDIDYIPTGDDMMLMHKLGKKFPGKIMFNKCVEAIVYTHTEKDFSTFWRQRVRWTSKSTHYEDKRITWILIFAYLFNALLLLNLILGLFQPHYLRLAMGQFLMKICIDTLFTYSVTKFFKRENFLWLVLPMQVAHVIYILFIGPAGAAGKYYWKGREVRTNANK
- a CDS encoding UvrB/UvrC motif-containing protein, producing the protein MNIEELNNLYHTFFNLQTPLAYRQFIHGIKQVKGEGYRFILKNKHGNNNLYNSDADRLTKQLELIQSEKDEALKGENYEEAAKFRDEELQIQQQLKNTSPSVHSTFNLSKLDSKTIEFTPDIDNLVNTILADLISHI
- a CDS encoding YtxH domain-containing protein, with product MKSDKAVLGFLAGLATGAILGILYAPSAGKETRIKIVEGAKEARDTATKTVKDLSKQAMELKDMAMDKLSNAESAVRDTLSHADSTAKQAEREIKQKTNI